The Thermoflavifilum sp. genome contains a region encoding:
- a CDS encoding outer membrane beta-barrel family protein, producing the protein MNMRIVQHVSKKSFYLIMAVLLPLWGWAQMPGGGNMQRMAIGQVYGKVLDANTGKPIEFATVTLLNAKDSSVVNGMLTKSNGDFNLDHLPFGRFILKLNFLGYQTIFKNVTITPSNAQQDLGNFKLAPVAKALEGVSITAQQPQYTMNIDRKVFNVEKSLTTVGGTATDVLRQVPSVNVDIDGNVTVRNATPQILVDGKPTALTLDQIPADAIESIEVITNPSAKYDASGQGGIINIILKKNKKAGINGMIRLGAGTHDKYNAGADLSIRQNPFNFYVNYNYFQNNEIYSGKNTTNILSSPDHNTYSNTQQYTDGKNNRAFQFGRFGLDYYLDNRNTISFEQSFFGGDFTNPETLTTSYLNNEKSLLASSIRDNLDKRSFRGSRSQLSYTHNFIKKDETFSAFVNYHVFHNSGSGNNFTNFYDSTGNFTGTDEQRNNTSGKTTFIVSQADYANPIGEHGKFEAGLKSTIRNYNSVYNVYDIINNFPIFNDSLSNDYKYLESVSAAYVDLSNQVNKFSYQVGLRAEQSHYKGTLISKDVSYTNDYLSLFPSIYLSQKLTEHQEIQLNYSRRIDRPNFWQLIPYIDYSNPQNQRKGNPDLKPEFINSFELNYNNQFQKGNFLLSAYFRNSNHDITSVYIPLNGDTLLTTFANANSTNTYGLELTLQNDITRWLNVTTNLNFYNTDIKAGNIQGDLAKQGYVITTDLNNSGFSWFAKMNANMQLPANFAIQLTGNYQAPQPTPQGKRLGSGSVDFAVRKDFLKNRAASLTLSVSDIFNTRRFETRLTRGQVVQDNIRYPESQIVRLNFMYRFGKMDMQLFRKKQQNQQQDNSLQEQLGPDTGGAGGPR; encoded by the coding sequence ATGAATATGCGTATTGTACAACATGTCAGTAAAAAGAGTTTTTATTTGATTATGGCCGTGTTGCTTCCGTTGTGGGGATGGGCGCAGATGCCCGGTGGAGGGAATATGCAGCGCATGGCTATCGGTCAGGTATATGGAAAAGTGCTCGATGCCAATACCGGAAAACCGATTGAATTTGCAACCGTAACCCTGCTCAATGCAAAAGATTCATCTGTTGTCAATGGTATGCTCACCAAATCGAATGGTGATTTTAATCTGGATCATCTGCCGTTTGGAAGATTTATCCTCAAGCTGAATTTCCTCGGTTACCAGACTATTTTCAAAAATGTAACGATAACACCATCTAACGCCCAGCAGGATCTTGGTAATTTTAAATTAGCGCCCGTCGCTAAAGCACTGGAGGGTGTGAGCATAACTGCACAACAGCCTCAATATACCATGAATATCGACCGGAAGGTGTTCAATGTAGAAAAAAGCTTGACGACTGTCGGCGGAACGGCAACCGATGTGCTTCGCCAGGTGCCTTCCGTGAATGTGGATATTGACGGAAATGTAACCGTGCGTAATGCCACTCCTCAGATTCTTGTAGATGGAAAGCCAACTGCATTAACGCTCGACCAGATTCCGGCCGATGCTATTGAAAGTATTGAAGTGATTACCAATCCTTCTGCAAAATATGATGCATCGGGTCAGGGTGGAATTATTAATATCATCCTCAAGAAAAATAAAAAAGCAGGCATTAATGGCATGATCAGGCTGGGTGCGGGTACGCATGATAAATATAACGCCGGTGCCGACCTGTCCATCCGCCAGAATCCGTTCAATTTTTATGTGAATTATAATTATTTTCAAAACAACGAAATCTATTCAGGAAAGAATACCACCAATATTCTTTCATCACCCGATCACAATACTTATAGCAACACCCAGCAATATACCGATGGGAAAAATAATCGTGCTTTTCAGTTTGGAAGATTCGGGCTGGATTACTATCTGGATAACAGAAATACCATTTCTTTTGAACAGAGCTTCTTTGGCGGTGATTTCACCAATCCAGAGACATTGACTACTTCCTATTTAAATAATGAGAAAAGCTTGCTTGCTTCAAGCATTCGAGATAACCTTGACAAGAGAAGCTTTCGAGGAAGCCGTTCGCAACTGAGTTACACGCACAACTTCATTAAGAAAGATGAAACATTTTCTGCCTTCGTGAATTATCATGTATTTCATAATAGTGGATCGGGTAACAATTTCACCAACTTTTATGACTCCACAGGTAATTTCACGGGTACAGATGAGCAGCGTAATAATACCAGTGGAAAAACAACCTTCATTGTTTCACAGGCCGACTATGCTAATCCGATAGGTGAACATGGCAAATTTGAAGCCGGATTGAAAAGTACAATCCGCAACTATAACAGCGTATATAACGTGTATGATATCATAAATAATTTCCCCATCTTCAATGATTCACTTTCCAATGACTATAAATATCTGGAAAGTGTGAGTGCAGCATACGTGGATTTATCCAATCAAGTGAACAAATTTAGTTATCAGGTTGGATTGCGTGCCGAACAATCGCATTACAAAGGAACGTTGATCAGTAAAGATGTTTCTTATACGAATGATTACCTCAGCTTGTTCCCGAGTATATATCTTTCACAGAAGCTGACTGAACATCAGGAAATTCAACTGAATTATTCGAGACGAATTGACAGGCCTAATTTCTGGCAGCTTATACCCTATATTGATTATTCAAACCCACAAAATCAACGCAAGGGGAATCCCGATTTGAAACCCGAGTTTATTAATTCGTTTGAACTTAACTATAACAATCAATTCCAGAAAGGCAATTTCTTACTTTCGGCTTATTTCCGGAATTCCAATCATGATATCACTTCAGTGTACATTCCGTTGAATGGCGACACCCTGCTTACCACATTTGCCAATGCAAATTCAACGAACACTTATGGTCTTGAGTTGACCTTGCAGAATGATATCACCCGCTGGTTGAATGTGACGACAAATTTGAATTTCTACAACACGGATATCAAAGCAGGCAATATTCAGGGCGATCTGGCCAAGCAGGGATATGTAATCACTACGGATTTAAACAACAGCGGATTCAGCTGGTTTGCCAAAATGAATGCTAACATGCAATTGCCTGCTAATTTCGCCATTCAGCTCACTGGCAATTATCAGGCTCCTCAGCCTACGCCGCAGGGGAAGCGTCTGGGTTCTGGAAGCGTGGATTTTGCCGTTCGAAAAGATTTTCTGAAAAACCGTGCCGCTTCTCTTACGCTCAGTGTATCGGATATTTTCAATACACGGAGGTTTGAGACACGATTGACACGCGGCCAGGTGGTACAGGACAATATTCGTTATCCGGAATCACAAATTGTTCGTCTGAATTTTATGTATCGTTTCGGGAAAATGGATATGCAATTGTTCCGGAAAAAACAACAAAACCAACAACAGGATAATTCCTTACAGGAGCAATTAGGGCCCGATACGGGTGGAGCTGGGGGTCCGAGATAA
- a CDS encoding FKBP-type peptidyl-prolyl cis-trans isomerase, whose translation MHKWKAFVAIALIALMTTSCLKNSNNNFNQALQNRLDDQALQQYLAFHGILANRDTILLLSGDTTYLYYVIDSIGDGDTVRLQDTISVHFRGRFLNDSTFARADTTILTTVLQNTIPAWQIGVQKITAGGGIEIYAPSVLCYGYYGLPPLIPSNTPLIYSIQLLDVKHAH comes from the coding sequence ATGCACAAATGGAAAGCTTTTGTGGCAATAGCTTTGATTGCCCTGATGACCACATCCTGCCTGAAAAATTCAAACAATAACTTTAATCAGGCATTACAGAACCGATTAGATGACCAGGCATTGCAGCAATATCTGGCTTTTCACGGAATTCTGGCCAATCGCGATACCATTTTACTGCTGAGTGGAGACACAACTTATCTCTATTACGTCATCGATTCCATTGGAGATGGCGATACGGTCCGATTACAGGATACCATCTCCGTGCATTTCCGGGGGCGATTTTTAAATGATTCTACATTTGCCAGAGCGGATACAACCATACTAACCACTGTCCTGCAAAATACCATTCCCGCCTGGCAGATTGGCGTGCAAAAAATCACAGCAGGCGGAGGTATTGAAATATATGCTCCATCGGTGCTATGTTATGGATATTATGGATTGCCACCCCTTATTCCATCGAATACGCCGCTGATTTATTCCATTCAACTGCTCGACGTTAAGCATGCACACTGA